The Xanthocytophaga agilis genome has a window encoding:
- a CDS encoding hybrid sensor histidine kinase/response regulator transcription factor: MSLLICHIVMAKVDPHITFQSLQEGLSNQVITCMLKDYKGYMWIGTYSGLNRYDGSDFVVYEHNLAGTRTISHNVIGAIIEDKSHKLWVGTSNGLNIYNKDKDRFELVPGLGRTDTLNVRALFCDQKDNIWIGTAGDGLFMYDQRTSKLTHFTHNPSNPHSICSDFVKAIIADREGNLWIGTRDGLDRLEAKSKQFTHFVSDANLSSKLSNNAISSLAIDAQGAIWIGTYGGGLNKLVKKQNTYCFQHFRKNKLMGSLSNDIVLSLLLDQKGGLWVGTENGGLNYLLPESDKFVQYKSEEGNPQSLSSNSIWSLYEDNNGLLWIGTYYKGLNIYDAHAEKFQSYQRNAFSKQTLVNNQVRSFAEDETGNLWIATDGGGINYFNTQNRQFTEPVVNASLSSKAILSILYDSRHTLWIGSWGAGVDHYTKNGTRLNNYRFDGVLKNKRYNISTLYEDKVGQIWAGTSGNGLFVYKPDKDCFVQVLDESNKTHLNKSAYVSAILQDRLGQLWVGTLYGLICMKQEKEGKYSFHEYLYNADPRKGGSSFAINTLFEDYKGNLWIGTMDDLNLFHPESGSFTVFTKENGLPGSIIRGIVEDPAGNLWISTNKGLSMFNPSKNFFKNYFKEDGLVTNEFYPNAFIQMSNGEFFLGGNNGISSFLPTRMTTNHIVPPVYITGFNLFNTPAKIGQPGSPLEKSISETTHITLTHKQTSFSIEFVALNFTHSSKNQYAYMLEGFDKEWNQVGTQRMATYTNLDAGTYLFKVKGSNNEGIWNKTPTTLQITILPPIWATKWAYMLYILLFSALLWTFIKLKMNQIAQAQKLEMEQLTHAKQEELNRMKEQFFTNVSHELRTPLTLILSPLEQIISHDQVEGEVKDKIRLVYTHAERLNGLVNELMDFSKLEESKLKIRVQKEDICRCTQAWYTLFAEQARQRQIDYQFVYPTQTIEVWFDKNKMEKIVLNLISNAFKYTPEGGTIQVGVELTQTKVDLVDSNHPLSYSPGHIRLWVADNGSGIGKEYIGKIFDRFFQSPEDETQYNTGTGIGLALVKNLVELHHGIIQVSSEKGIKTCFEVLLPLGNSHFEADEIITNSIDQIRGNSDSFITEMASELPKAPEINSSRIIPLSSMTSTRNTSVQAPVILIVEDNSALRKYMASILSEEYRVLEAADGEAGFRLATEQIPDLIISDILMPRCGGIDLCQKVKTDMRISHIPVLLLTAKTSVSDQIAGVENGADVYVTKPFNTQLLLVQIHQLIHSRRELYAHFSQDVYLRPNRLADNELDEQFLQKVIGYILQNLTDSNLSVEGLAESVNLSRSNMYRKLKALTGTSVIEFIRIIRLKEALKLMETKKHSLAEIAYLTGFTSPAYFTKSFKEHYGKPPSEYLKAS; encoded by the coding sequence GTGTCTTTATTAATTTGTCATATTGTGATGGCAAAAGTAGATCCTCACATTACATTTCAGTCATTACAGGAAGGATTATCCAATCAAGTCATTACCTGTATGCTGAAAGATTACAAAGGGTATATGTGGATTGGCACTTATAGTGGATTGAACCGATATGACGGATCTGATTTTGTTGTTTATGAACACAATCTGGCCGGTACACGAACTATCAGTCATAACGTAATTGGAGCTATTATAGAAGACAAATCCCACAAACTGTGGGTAGGTACCAGCAATGGACTAAACATTTATAATAAAGATAAAGACCGTTTTGAACTTGTACCTGGTCTAGGCAGAACGGATACCTTAAATGTGAGAGCCTTATTCTGTGACCAAAAAGATAATATCTGGATTGGCACAGCAGGAGATGGTTTGTTTATGTATGATCAACGTACTAGTAAGCTCACTCACTTTACGCATAATCCATCCAATCCACACTCTATTTGCTCTGACTTTGTAAAGGCTATTATTGCTGATCGTGAAGGCAATCTATGGATTGGCACCCGTGATGGATTGGATAGATTAGAGGCTAAGAGTAAACAATTCACTCATTTTGTGTCTGATGCTAATCTATCCTCTAAGTTAAGTAATAATGCGATCAGCAGTTTGGCAATAGATGCTCAGGGTGCCATATGGATTGGTACTTATGGAGGAGGGTTAAACAAACTAGTGAAAAAACAGAATACATATTGTTTCCAACATTTCAGAAAAAACAAACTGATGGGCTCTCTCAGCAATGATATTGTACTTTCTCTTTTATTGGATCAAAAGGGAGGACTTTGGGTTGGCACTGAAAACGGTGGACTGAACTATCTCCTGCCAGAATCAGATAAGTTTGTTCAATATAAATCAGAAGAAGGTAACCCACAGAGTCTAAGCAGTAACTCGATCTGGTCACTTTATGAAGATAACAATGGATTGCTCTGGATAGGAACTTATTACAAGGGATTAAACATTTATGATGCCCATGCAGAGAAGTTTCAATCGTATCAACGCAATGCTTTTAGCAAGCAAACACTGGTAAACAATCAGGTTAGGTCGTTTGCAGAAGATGAAACTGGGAATTTGTGGATTGCCACAGATGGAGGGGGTATCAATTATTTTAATACACAAAACCGGCAATTCACAGAACCGGTTGTGAATGCCTCTTTATCCAGCAAAGCCATTCTGTCAATTTTATATGACTCCCGGCATACCTTATGGATAGGTAGTTGGGGTGCTGGAGTAGATCATTATACCAAGAATGGTACTAGACTTAACAATTATCGGTTTGATGGAGTACTGAAAAACAAACGATACAATATCAGTACTCTCTATGAAGACAAGGTAGGACAGATTTGGGCAGGCACTTCCGGAAACGGATTGTTTGTCTACAAACCAGATAAAGATTGTTTCGTACAGGTGTTGGATGAGAGTAATAAAACGCATCTGAATAAATCGGCTTATGTAAGTGCTATTTTGCAGGATCGACTAGGGCAACTCTGGGTCGGAACTTTGTATGGATTAATTTGCATGAAACAAGAAAAGGAAGGCAAGTATTCGTTTCACGAATATTTATATAATGCTGATCCTCGAAAAGGAGGAAGTTCTTTTGCTATCAACACATTATTTGAAGATTATAAAGGAAATTTATGGATTGGTACAATGGATGATTTGAATCTGTTTCATCCTGAAAGTGGCAGTTTTACCGTTTTTACCAAAGAAAATGGACTACCTGGTAGCATAATCAGAGGGATTGTTGAAGATCCAGCAGGAAATTTGTGGATTAGTACCAATAAAGGATTGTCTATGTTCAATCCTTCCAAAAACTTCTTTAAAAACTACTTTAAGGAAGATGGGCTCGTAACCAATGAGTTCTATCCCAATGCCTTTATTCAGATGAGTAATGGAGAGTTTTTTTTGGGAGGCAACAATGGTATAAGTTCTTTTTTACCAACCCGAATGACAACCAATCACATAGTTCCTCCTGTATACATTACAGGATTTAACCTATTTAACACTCCAGCAAAAATCGGACAGCCAGGGTCTCCTCTGGAGAAAAGTATCTCTGAAACTACACATATCACCCTTACCCATAAGCAAACTTCCTTTTCTATCGAATTTGTAGCCCTCAATTTTACACATTCCTCCAAAAATCAGTATGCCTATATGCTGGAAGGATTTGACAAGGAATGGAATCAGGTAGGTACCCAACGTATGGCTACCTATACAAATCTGGATGCTGGTACCTACCTTTTTAAGGTAAAAGGATCTAATAATGAAGGCATATGGAATAAGACACCTACTACTTTGCAAATCACTATCCTTCCTCCTATTTGGGCAACCAAATGGGCATATATGCTCTATATATTATTGTTCTCTGCTTTGCTTTGGACATTCATAAAGCTAAAAATGAATCAGATAGCCCAGGCACAAAAATTAGAAATGGAGCAACTTACCCATGCCAAACAGGAAGAGTTGAATCGGATGAAGGAACAATTCTTTACCAATGTTTCTCACGAATTGCGAACGCCTCTGACGCTGATTCTCTCACCATTGGAGCAGATTATTTCTCATGACCAGGTAGAAGGAGAAGTAAAAGACAAGATAAGATTGGTTTACACACATGCTGAACGGCTAAATGGACTAGTCAATGAACTAATGGATTTTTCCAAACTGGAAGAGAGTAAACTGAAGATACGTGTCCAGAAAGAAGACATTTGCCGATGCACTCAGGCATGGTATACTCTCTTTGCAGAACAAGCCCGCCAACGGCAAATTGATTATCAGTTTGTATATCCGACCCAGACAATTGAAGTCTGGTTTGACAAAAACAAAATGGAGAAGATCGTCCTTAACCTGATATCTAATGCATTTAAGTATACTCCGGAAGGAGGGACAATTCAGGTAGGAGTTGAGCTAACTCAGACAAAAGTTGATCTGGTAGATAGTAATCATCCTCTATCCTATTCACCTGGACATATCAGGCTTTGGGTAGCTGACAATGGAAGTGGCATTGGAAAGGAATATATCGGCAAAATTTTTGATCGCTTCTTTCAGAGTCCGGAAGATGAAACACAATACAATACTGGTACAGGCATTGGACTGGCGCTTGTCAAAAACCTCGTCGAACTACATCATGGAATTATTCAGGTAAGTAGTGAAAAAGGGATCAAAACTTGTTTTGAAGTTTTGTTGCCGTTAGGAAATTCGCATTTTGAAGCCGATGAGATTATAACAAATAGCATAGATCAAATTCGAGGTAATTCAGATAGTTTTATCACTGAGATGGCATCTGAACTCCCAAAGGCACCAGAGATTAACTCCTCCCGGATTATCCCTCTGTCGAGTATGACATCTACTCGAAATACTTCAGTTCAGGCACCTGTTATCCTGATTGTAGAGGATAACTCGGCTCTGAGGAAATATATGGCTTCAATTCTTTCAGAAGAGTATCGGGTACTGGAAGCCGCAGATGGGGAAGCTGGCTTTCGCCTAGCGACGGAACAAATTCCGGATTTAATTATAAGCGATATTCTCATGCCACGCTGTGGGGGGATTGACTTGTGTCAGAAAGTGAAAACAGACATGCGCATTTCTCATATCCCAGTCCTGTTACTCACAGCTAAAACATCTGTCAGCGATCAGATTGCAGGAGTTGAAAATGGTGCGGATGTATATGTAACCAAACCATTTAATACGCAACTTCTCCTTGTACAAATCCATCAGCTGATTCATTCCCGACGGGAACTATATGCACATTTCAGTCAGGATGTATATCTGAGACCAAATCGGTTAGCAGACAATGAACTCGATGAACAGTTTTTACAAAAGGTAATAGGGTACATCTTACAAAACCTAACAGACAGTAACCTGAGTGTAGAAGGATTGGCCGAGTCGGTTAATCTGAGTCGAAGCAACATGTACCGCAAGCTAAAAGCATTAACAGGAACTTCTGTTATTGAGTTTATACGAATTATTCGGCTCAAAGAAGCACTAAAGCTTATGGAAACCAAAAAACATTCACTGGCAGAAATAGCCTATCTGACTGGATTTACCTCTCCAGCCTATTTTACCAAAAGCTTTAAGGAACATTATGGAAAGCCACCTTCCGAATATCTTAAAGCCTCTTAA
- a CDS encoding TonB-dependent receptor, whose protein sequence is MQYLLRKRNHRFRIVKMSSLSFLLLFSVSPISHVLGRTTNPPSNGHTYRSFSPGNNLPHTEEGTFLSKNSQKVKPFEIQITGQVTDDKGEGLPGVSVQVKSTTRGTVTDEKGNYKIGIEENAQAVLVFSMIGYVTEEVPVGAKQVVNVTLVPDLKTLDEVVVVGYGSQRKRDVTGAVTSVSEATLKEVPAPNLINQLKGRAAGVSIISNGSTPGSQGQIRIRGNRTLTTNQGSSDALDGPLVVVDGIPYGGLNDINPDDIASLEILKDASATAIYGSRGAGGVILITTKRGKVGKPVLSYDGYHGVTSIYGKYNIMNGEEYARFKEDAAKYNRTNPGTSGYLLTQAEKDALAAGISTDWQDLIYKQGYMTNHQLSLQGGAENTQYALGAGYFRETGIIPNQNFERYSLRATIDQKIGKHVKIGLNTLNNVTYQNNPGGGGIPSGLVRLTPLAPVYNTDGTLNINPAAGSIDAAQINPMTIITRSDAILGRTRSLRTFNSLYGEVNIIEGLRYRFNAGINFSQSNYNGYAGPNTYFNTATVQSSSSAEISNTEYWDLNFQHLLYYDKVIAAKHKIGFTALYEITKNHSLGSRFTVRGVPADYIKTGNFALASGQPVANSDFGNSFAETGLLSYMGRFNYSYNDRYLLTLTMRRDGSSTLSKGNQYFNYPSIGLGWNISDENFMKGVRFISNLKLRGGWGISGNRNVGAYATLGALSTGYYNFGTSTPGQQLAYTVTSLPATGLGWQSTSQIDIGLEFGLFNNRVTGSVDYYHQKTKDILLSVPLPPSNGAGSTLKNLGKTEGKGLETSLTFEILKNPNGFNWSADVTYFFNREKITQLTTPQEQSNVGAGWFVGQPLTVIYDYKKIGIWQTKDAEDGTLAKQTSPVQYPGQIRVEDINGDNKIDAKDRQIIGNFQPKWEGGFTNRFSYKNFDASIVLYARMGMKVLVPYLTGNSTGAGGFAFFNQSRVNQMKVDYWTEDNPTNAFPAPDAANAVAFFGSTLGYYDGSFIKCRSINLGYTFSSRIINKIGASSARLYVNLTNPFIVYSPLVRDKLVLDPEGNSYAQDATVSPTGASETGVPGRQIGVNMNNPPVRQYTLGLNIKF, encoded by the coding sequence ATGCAGTATCTTTTACGAAAACGAAATCATCGATTCAGAATAGTAAAAATGAGTAGTCTGTCATTTTTACTATTATTTTCAGTGAGCCCTATATCCCATGTTTTGGGGAGAACAACAAATCCTCCCTCCAATGGGCACACATATCGATCATTCAGCCCTGGAAATAATCTTCCTCATACAGAAGAAGGAACATTTCTCTCAAAGAATAGTCAGAAAGTTAAACCATTCGAAATACAAATCACTGGTCAGGTTACAGACGATAAAGGAGAAGGACTGCCAGGAGTGTCAGTTCAGGTAAAATCAACTACTCGTGGAACAGTTACGGATGAGAAGGGAAACTACAAGATTGGGATTGAAGAAAATGCTCAGGCAGTGCTGGTCTTTTCAATGATCGGTTATGTGACTGAGGAAGTACCTGTAGGAGCCAAACAAGTGGTCAATGTTACGCTGGTTCCAGATCTGAAAACGCTGGATGAAGTGGTAGTAGTTGGCTATGGCTCTCAGCGAAAGCGTGATGTTACCGGAGCAGTGACCTCTGTCAGTGAAGCTACTCTCAAAGAAGTACCTGCACCCAATCTGATAAACCAGTTAAAAGGTCGTGCTGCAGGTGTATCAATTATAAGCAATGGCTCAACTCCTGGCTCACAAGGCCAAATCCGTATTCGCGGAAACCGGACGTTGACAACTAACCAAGGCTCCAGTGATGCACTGGATGGACCGTTGGTTGTGGTAGACGGAATTCCGTATGGAGGACTGAATGACATCAACCCGGATGACATTGCCAGTCTTGAGATCCTGAAAGATGCTTCTGCTACTGCTATTTATGGCTCCAGAGGGGCTGGCGGTGTAATATTAATTACAACCAAACGGGGTAAAGTAGGTAAGCCTGTGTTAAGTTATGATGGCTATCATGGAGTAACCAGTATTTATGGTAAGTATAATATCATGAATGGCGAAGAATATGCCCGCTTCAAAGAAGATGCAGCCAAATACAACCGCACCAACCCTGGAACATCAGGGTATCTACTAACACAGGCAGAAAAAGATGCACTAGCGGCCGGTATTTCTACTGACTGGCAAGATCTGATCTACAAACAAGGGTATATGACCAATCATCAGCTAAGTTTGCAGGGAGGAGCAGAAAATACCCAATATGCTCTGGGAGCAGGATATTTTCGTGAAACAGGCATTATTCCCAATCAGAACTTTGAAAGATATTCCCTGCGTGCAACCATTGATCAGAAAATTGGCAAGCATGTTAAGATTGGATTAAATACGCTGAATAATGTTACCTATCAGAATAACCCAGGTGGTGGTGGTATTCCTTCAGGATTGGTACGGTTAACACCATTGGCACCAGTATACAATACGGATGGCACTTTAAATATAAATCCTGCTGCAGGCTCCATTGACGCGGCACAGATAAACCCAATGACTATTATTACCAGAAGTGATGCCATCCTAGGACGTACCCGCTCGCTTCGAACCTTTAACAGTTTATATGGAGAGGTAAATATCATAGAGGGTCTACGGTATCGCTTCAATGCGGGTATCAACTTTAGTCAATCCAATTACAATGGATACGCAGGCCCTAATACCTATTTCAATACGGCAACTGTTCAGTCTTCATCCAGTGCTGAAATCAGCAATACGGAATACTGGGATCTGAACTTCCAGCACCTGTTATACTATGATAAGGTTATTGCGGCTAAACATAAAATAGGATTTACTGCCTTATATGAGATCACAAAAAATCATTCACTAGGTAGCCGCTTTACAGTACGTGGGGTTCCAGCCGATTATATTAAAACAGGAAATTTTGCCCTTGCGTCTGGACAACCTGTTGCCAATTCAGACTTTGGTAATTCATTTGCAGAAACTGGTTTGCTTTCCTATATGGGTCGCTTTAACTACAGTTACAATGACCGGTATCTGTTAACTCTTACTATGAGAAGGGATGGTTCCTCTACACTTTCCAAAGGCAATCAGTATTTCAACTACCCATCCATTGGTTTAGGATGGAATATCAGTGATGAGAATTTTATGAAGGGTGTGCGATTTATTTCCAACCTGAAATTAAGAGGAGGTTGGGGTATTTCAGGAAACAGAAACGTGGGAGCCTATGCGACTCTGGGCGCATTATCGACAGGATATTACAACTTTGGTACTAGCACCCCAGGACAACAACTAGCCTATACAGTAACCAGCCTTCCAGCTACTGGCCTGGGTTGGCAATCTACTTCACAGATAGATATTGGACTGGAATTTGGCTTGTTCAATAACCGCGTTACGGGTTCAGTAGATTACTATCATCAGAAAACAAAGGACATTCTTTTATCAGTTCCACTTCCTCCTAGTAACGGAGCGGGATCTACCTTAAAAAATCTTGGAAAGACAGAAGGTAAAGGTTTGGAAACATCACTGACCTTTGAAATTCTCAAGAATCCCAATGGATTTAACTGGAGTGCAGATGTTACCTATTTCTTTAACCGTGAAAAAATCACTCAGCTTACTACGCCACAGGAGCAGTCAAACGTAGGTGCAGGCTGGTTTGTAGGTCAGCCACTGACAGTTATTTATGACTACAAAAAGATTGGGATCTGGCAAACAAAAGATGCTGAAGACGGTACATTGGCCAAACAAACCTCGCCCGTTCAGTATCCGGGACAAATCAGAGTTGAGGATATAAATGGTGACAATAAGATCGATGCCAAAGATCGTCAGATCATTGGAAATTTTCAACCTAAATGGGAAGGAGGTTTCACCAATCGGTTTAGCTACAAAAACTTTGATGCCTCTATTGTTCTATATGCCCGGATGGGAATGAAGGTATTGGTGCCTTACCTGACAGGTAACTCTACAGGTGCAGGAGGTTTTGCCTTCTTTAACCAAAGCCGTGTGAACCAAATGAAGGTAGATTACTGGACAGAGGATAACCCGACCAATGCCTTTCCTGCACCAGATGCAGCTAATGCGGTTGCCTTTTTCGGTTCAACACTGGGATATTATGATGGATCATTCATCAAATGCCGAAGCATCAATCTGGGATATACCTTTTCAAGTCGCATAATCAATAAAATCGGTGCAAGCTCTGCAAGATTATATGTGAATCTAACGAATCCGTTCATTGTATACTCACCTTTGGTTAGAGATAAACTGGTACTGGACCCGGAAGGTAACAGCTATGCTCAGGATGCTACTGTTAGCCCGACTGGCGCAAGCGAAACAGGCGTTCCTGGCCGTCAGATTGGTGTAAACATGAACAATCCTCCTGTCAGACAATATACACTTGGTTTAAATATCAAATTCTAA
- a CDS encoding RagB/SusD family nutrient uptake outer membrane protein — protein MKPIKALLILTAALVFSPGCESILDEKPQSQIVPSFFNSPAGVLGGIAGVYNDIRSQWGTEGFTMEMQAGTDEFLTGASGSGPVFNYNGLNGSNFGSAWGIAFQDINTINGVLQYGQSIDVPEATRKQYLAQAKFLRGFWYFYLVQTFGDVPLHTEFITAPSQAASRQPVAEVYELIIKDLTEAAADLPDKPTTPFLGKAATKPVAQLLLAKAYLTRGWLNNTQSDFEQAATLCDDIIANKSNYDLDLWQDYGDAFVPANDYGKETMFVSDHMLDPKYGYYTVGGAAGGGAAQNLTPWFTNWNYPNNSGVNSYKNASGNLVNNGTSGMIRDSYYGRPYQRLRPNSYKWPSGDNAGKNYFLDQAFANRDIDSRYAKTFYDVYISNTSITVSATADHNERGIGFTTKVGVDTAVWLPDYEVAGAPQFVGTRPFKGIVVPPSLWKSDIFPAVKKHMDPSRGANFNDPSTRPCVLYRFADVYLTGAEAYLKAGNAGKAADLINVIRKRAAFRKTNTTAQNEAAAEAMTITAADVTVDFILDERSREFFGEWQRWLDLVRTRSLVRRVKAWNPEAGQYIQDFHMLRPIPQSQIDRVVEGPAFTQNTGY, from the coding sequence ATGAAACCTATTAAAGCACTACTTATACTTACGGCAGCACTTGTGTTTAGTCCCGGTTGTGAAAGCATCCTGGATGAAAAACCCCAGTCTCAGATTGTCCCTTCCTTTTTTAACAGTCCGGCAGGAGTGCTGGGTGGCATTGCAGGAGTGTATAATGACATACGGTCACAATGGGGAACTGAGGGATTTACTATGGAAATGCAGGCCGGTACAGATGAATTCCTGACGGGTGCCAGCGGCAGTGGTCCAGTTTTTAACTATAATGGCCTGAATGGAAGCAACTTCGGGTCTGCCTGGGGAATAGCATTTCAGGATATTAACACAATCAACGGAGTATTGCAATATGGCCAAAGCATTGATGTACCTGAAGCTACACGAAAACAATACCTGGCCCAGGCTAAGTTTTTAAGAGGCTTCTGGTATTTCTATCTGGTACAAACGTTTGGTGATGTACCTCTGCATACCGAATTCATTACTGCACCTTCTCAGGCTGCTTCACGGCAACCTGTAGCGGAAGTATATGAACTTATTATCAAAGATCTGACTGAAGCCGCTGCTGATTTACCAGACAAACCGACTACTCCTTTTTTGGGTAAAGCTGCTACCAAACCTGTAGCCCAGTTGTTACTGGCGAAGGCTTATCTCACCCGTGGCTGGCTTAACAATACCCAGTCAGATTTTGAACAGGCCGCAACTCTTTGTGATGATATCATTGCCAATAAATCGAATTACGATCTGGATTTATGGCAGGATTATGGCGATGCATTTGTGCCTGCTAATGATTATGGAAAAGAGACTATGTTTGTCAGTGATCATATGCTGGATCCTAAATATGGCTATTATACGGTAGGTGGAGCTGCTGGCGGAGGAGCAGCACAAAATCTTACTCCCTGGTTTACCAACTGGAACTATCCGAACAACAGCGGAGTCAACTCCTACAAAAATGCCTCTGGCAATTTGGTTAATAATGGCACTTCAGGTATGATTCGTGACTCTTACTATGGTCGTCCGTATCAACGTTTGCGCCCTAATAGTTACAAATGGCCTTCTGGTGACAATGCAGGCAAAAATTATTTTCTGGATCAGGCATTCGCCAACAGAGATATTGACTCTCGCTATGCCAAAACATTTTATGATGTGTATATCAGCAATACTTCCATAACTGTAAGTGCGACAGCAGATCATAATGAGAGGGGGATTGGTTTCACGACAAAAGTAGGAGTAGATACTGCTGTTTGGTTACCTGATTATGAAGTAGCTGGTGCACCTCAATTTGTCGGAACCCGACCTTTCAAAGGAATTGTAGTGCCTCCTAGTCTATGGAAGAGTGACATCTTTCCTGCTGTTAAAAAACATATGGACCCAAGTCGGGGTGCCAATTTTAACGACCCATCTACTCGTCCGTGTGTATTGTATCGTTTCGCAGATGTTTATCTGACAGGTGCAGAAGCTTACCTGAAAGCAGGTAATGCAGGCAAAGCTGCTGACTTGATTAATGTAATACGAAAAAGAGCTGCATTCCGGAAAACCAACACTACAGCCCAAAATGAAGCAGCTGCGGAAGCAATGACTATTACAGCTGCTGATGTAACAGTTGACTTTATTCTCGATGAGAGAAGCCGCGAGTTTTTTGGGGAGTGGCAACGATGGCTTGATTTGGTACGCACCCGTTCACTGGTAAGACGTGTGAAAGCCTGGAATCCGGAAGCAGGACAGTATATACAGGATTTTCATATGCTCCGTCCTATTCCACAATCTCAGATTGACCGGGTTGTAGAAGGACCTGCATTTACTCAGAATACCGGATATTGA
- a CDS encoding glycoside hydrolase family 43 protein, producing the protein MQKIRRTLLHLVSGLLTLFLSYSMQAQSITLTNPILTGFYPDPSIVKVGTNYYLINSTFSYFPGIPVFQSQDLKNWKQIGNVIDRPSQMDFMGERLTRGLFAPAISYYKGTYYVTCTDIDHDGNFVVTAKNPAGPWSNPVRIPQVRGIDPSLYFEETGKAYIIYNSDAPDNKPLYSGHRTIRMYEFDPVSLKVIGEEKQLVNGGVDISKKPVWIEGPHILKRNNWYYLYAAEGGTSVNHSQVVFRSKSVWGPYVPYEHNPILTQRDLPQDRKDPVTSTGHAQFVEGPDGKTYAIFLAVRPYTGDYYNTGRETFIAPVEWKEDWPIINPDNKEVKYSYTANYKEVKQPSALPQSGNFHYTLTFDKKLDPALLFMRTIDSSSFSLSKQNGLTLKLKPETCMDFANPSFIGKRQQHLYSSVETELSFAARSSSEKAGLLIFQSEDHFYFLCQSLNQNQKPVIELYKSTPKEKAMQLLAEIPLSMQTKKTGLRIVSEGENYSFYFSTDAESWSVVKDKVDAKFVSTKEAGGFVGCLYGMYATSSGEKTDNKASFKYLKYAGNDSIYTK; encoded by the coding sequence ATGCAAAAAATACGACGTACCTTACTGCATTTAGTCTCTGGCCTGTTAACACTTTTTCTCAGCTATTCTATGCAGGCCCAGTCTATTACACTGACCAATCCCATTCTGACAGGTTTTTATCCGGACCCTAGTATTGTTAAGGTTGGAACGAACTATTATCTTATCAATTCCACGTTCTCTTATTTTCCGGGAATCCCAGTGTTCCAAAGCCAGGACCTGAAAAACTGGAAGCAAATTGGCAATGTCATTGACAGACCTTCCCAAATGGACTTTATGGGTGAACGATTGACTCGTGGTCTGTTTGCACCTGCTATCAGCTATTACAAAGGAACCTATTATGTTACCTGCACCGATATTGATCATGATGGCAACTTTGTAGTGACTGCCAAAAATCCGGCAGGGCCTTGGAGTAATCCGGTACGAATTCCACAGGTACGGGGTATTGATCCTTCCTTGTATTTTGAAGAAACAGGCAAGGCTTATATCATCTATAACAGTGATGCACCTGATAACAAGCCCTTATACTCAGGCCATCGAACGATTCGTATGTATGAATTTGATCCGGTAAGCCTGAAAGTTATTGGAGAAGAAAAACAATTGGTGAATGGAGGAGTTGATATCAGCAAAAAACCTGTCTGGATTGAAGGTCCCCATATTCTAAAACGTAATAACTGGTATTATCTCTATGCAGCGGAAGGAGGAACTTCTGTAAACCATTCACAAGTAGTTTTTCGGAGCAAGTCTGTGTGGGGGCCGTATGTACCGTATGAGCACAATCCAATTCTAACCCAAAGAGATCTCCCTCAAGACCGTAAAGATCCTGTTACCTCTACCGGACATGCACAGTTTGTTGAAGGGCCCGATGGAAAAACCTATGCAATTTTTCTGGCTGTAAGGCCCTACACTGGAGATTATTACAATACAGGCCGCGAAACATTCATAGCACCAGTGGAATGGAAAGAGGATTGGCCAATTATCAATCCTGATAACAAAGAGGTAAAGTATTCTTATACTGCAAACTACAAGGAGGTCAAACAGCCTAGCGCTTTACCTCAATCGGGTAACTTTCACTATACGCTAACCTTTGATAAAAAGCTTGATCCTGCGTTATTGTTTATGCGCACGATCGACAGCAGTTCTTTTTCCTTATCCAAACAGAATGGCTTAACACTAAAACTAAAACCGGAAACGTGTATGGATTTTGCCAATCCTTCCTTTATTGGCAAACGACAACAGCATTTGTATTCCAGTGTAGAAACAGAGTTAAGCTTTGCTGCCCGTTCTTCCAGTGAAAAAGCAGGTTTGCTGATTTTCCAGAGCGAAGATCACTTCTATTTCTTGTGTCAGTCTCTTAATCAAAATCAGAAACCGGTTATTGAACTCTATAAAAGCACCCCAAAAGAGAAAGCCATGCAACTGCTGGCAGAAATTCCACTTTCTATGCAGACCAAAAAGACAGGACTCCGAATTGTCTCTGAAGGAGAAAACTATAGTTTCTATTTCTCAACAGATGCGGAAAGCTGGTCAGTGGTAAAAGATAAGGTAGATGCCAAGTTTGTAAGTACAAAAGAAGCAGGTGGTTTTGTAGGGTGTTTGTATGGAATGTATGCAACCTCTTCTGGTGAGAAAACAGATAATAAAGCTTCTTTCAAGTATTTAAAATACGCAGGAAACGATTCCATATATACAAAATAA